The following are from one region of the Nostoc cf. commune SO-36 genome:
- a CDS encoding MotA/TolQ/ExbB proton channel family protein, whose protein sequence is MEISNLFIAGGIVMWPLLGFSLLGVALIIERIIFWVRINNRQNKVVREVLQLYRLDNVVGALDKLQKNADLPISRIFLAALELEEPTPEEFRLALESEAQGEIPLLKRSQNIFETIIGLAPLLGLLGTVLGLINSFASLNIGDVGGTKTAGVTSGISEALVSTASGLVVAIFTLLFANTFRGLYQRQIAWIQEYGGQLELLYRRRYERGDKSYLPTR, encoded by the coding sequence ATGGAAATTAGTAATCTGTTTATAGCAGGTGGCATAGTAATGTGGCCTCTGCTGGGGTTTTCTTTGTTAGGTGTGGCGCTGATTATCGAACGGATCATCTTTTGGGTAAGGATCAATAATCGCCAAAATAAGGTAGTGCGAGAGGTACTACAGCTTTATCGTCTTGATAATGTAGTTGGTGCTTTAGATAAGTTGCAGAAAAATGCTGACTTACCTATTTCTCGAATTTTTTTAGCAGCTTTAGAATTGGAAGAGCCGACACCAGAGGAATTTCGTTTGGCATTAGAAAGTGAAGCCCAAGGCGAAATCCCCTTACTCAAGCGTTCCCAAAATATTTTTGAGACAATTATTGGTCTTGCGCCCCTGTTGGGACTTCTCGGCACTGTTTTAGGATTAATTAACTCCTTTGCCTCTCTAAATATCGGAGATGTGGGAGGTACTAAAACAGCAGGTGTAACATCTGGAATTAGTGAAGCTTTAGTATCGACAGCATCAGGGTTAGTAGTCGCAATCTTTACACTTTTATTTGCCAATACCTTCCGGGGACTCTACCAGCGACAGATTGCCTGGATTCAAGAATATGGTGGACAGTTAGAATTACTTTACCGCCGTCGCTACGAAAGAGGTGATAAATCTTATCTGCCTACCAGATGA
- a CDS encoding methylmalonic aciduria and homocystinuria type D protein gives MNYPKVYTSEQACPINLVGETGQAVQISIHPPSQYICANCERILPDWKRQPFLRVVIVLQRSRYELIEKTAEVESEKERLREKFMRFGCDLAFNLRDRGYLTDLIDPRTGYPLLSHPGAIPHDDTAVVKALLNYPVIKNQCRVLVHPDWGAAVYPSILISEAPPIVIEWVTKGIASMHGWKEIDY, from the coding sequence GTGAACTATCCCAAGGTTTACACTTCGGAGCAAGCCTGTCCCATTAATTTAGTTGGTGAAACGGGACAAGCGGTTCAAATTTCAATTCATCCTCCCAGTCAATATATCTGTGCCAACTGCGAACGGATATTACCAGATTGGAAACGGCAGCCATTTTTACGAGTAGTGATTGTCTTACAGCGATCGCGTTATGAATTAATCGAAAAGACAGCAGAAGTAGAGTCAGAGAAAGAACGCTTACGAGAAAAGTTTATGAGATTTGGCTGCGATTTAGCATTTAATCTGCGCGATCGCGGCTATCTTACAGACCTGATCGATCCTCGTACAGGCTACCCTTTGCTGTCTCATCCCGGAGCAATCCCTCACGATGACACAGCAGTTGTCAAAGCTTTGCTCAACTATCCAGTGATTAAAAATCAATGCCGTGTATTAGTTCATCCCGATTGGGGTGCAGCAGTTTATCCTAGCATTTTGATATCAGAAGCTCCCCCAATTGTGATCGAATGGGTTACAAAAGGCATAGCATCCATGCATGGATGGAAAGAAATCGATTATTAG
- a CDS encoding DUF2127 domain-containing protein, producing MKKRPLGLVAIVLYKSFTAFLLLVTSIALLLTLKNYQTLEAFSENYVLEGKSIIIDLLLNKVLNLNPRTLAFSGIGAGIYAIVTIIEAIGLWYEKRWAHLLVLGLVGISIPLEIYELIQGISAIKIFIFLLNLTVFGYLLRNFPKHPN from the coding sequence TTGAAAAAGCGTCCATTAGGGTTAGTGGCAATTGTTCTTTATAAATCGTTTACTGCTTTTCTGCTTCTGGTTACTTCAATTGCTTTATTATTGACATTAAAAAATTATCAAACTCTAGAGGCTTTTTCAGAAAATTATGTTTTAGAAGGTAAATCAATAATCATTGATTTGCTTCTAAATAAAGTTCTTAATTTAAATCCTAGAACTCTGGCATTTAGCGGGATTGGAGCCGGAATATATGCTATTGTTACTATTATTGAAGCCATTGGTTTATGGTACGAAAAGCGTTGGGCACATCTTTTAGTATTGGGACTTGTTGGTATCAGTATTCCACTAGAGATTTATGAATTAATTCAGGGAATATCTGCTATAAAAATATTCATATTTTTGTTGAACTTAACAGTGTTTGGCTATTTATTACGAAATTTTCCTAAACATCCAAACTAA
- a CDS encoding glycogen debranching protein, whose product MTIWVNEQIDPSGMIHACIATCNESQAKDCHDSFQNNLTETQKAAGWVAQLRTVNSWDEVPVNSLKLN is encoded by the coding sequence ATGACTATTTGGGTAAACGAGCAAATTGATCCGTCTGGGATGATTCATGCCTGTATTGCGACTTGTAATGAATCTCAAGCCAAAGATTGCCATGATTCATTTCAGAATAATTTGACCGAGACGCAAAAGGCAGCAGGTTGGGTAGCGCAATTGCGGACAGTTAATTCTTGGGATGAAGTGCCGGTGAATTCTTTAAAACTCAATTAA
- a CDS encoding lysophospholipid acyltransferase family protein: protein MPRSIQSTQPPLKFIPQRLNPLILQIVRWLLPIALRFRTRPWLQAGIVKVEAKNVEVLAELYQQFQSGKIRFLLAFRHPEVEDPLCMLYLLSRIVPQIARQEGITLQSLVHSYFLYDRGMTVWAGKWLGWLFSLIGGVPVRRGKRIDRQAIQTARELFANGELPIAVAPEGGTNGHSGIVSPLEPGVAQLGFWCVEDLQKANRTETVIIVPIAIQYRYVEPPWSKLDWLLTKLEADSGLEVKEIDLGDAWVGLRREEIYYQRLCHLVEYLITEMEEFYRRFYHQDIPKTISIDEKLHPQGDGVFGHGEESPMPNAQCPKSAGGYPSPPTRGLSFPPTFDESASHNQILIARLHRLLDKSLQVSEQYFGVQAQGNFIDRCRRLEEAGWNYIYREDLPDINGLPAFKRGLADWIAQEADLRMRHMRIVESFVAVTATYIQEQPTAERFAETALLIYDMLSRIQDTTLPGRPRLGLRQAQITVGEPISVTERSQNCQGDRLAAREAVSDLTRDLQLALEKMIG from the coding sequence TTGCCTAGATCGATTCAGTCTACTCAACCACCACTAAAATTTATTCCCCAACGGTTGAACCCGTTGATACTCCAGATTGTTCGGTGGTTACTGCCGATCGCACTACGGTTTCGCACTCGCCCTTGGCTACAAGCTGGTATTGTCAAGGTTGAAGCGAAGAATGTTGAGGTATTAGCTGAACTTTATCAACAATTCCAGTCTGGAAAAATTCGCTTTCTGTTGGCATTTCGCCACCCAGAGGTGGAAGATCCCCTTTGTATGCTGTATTTGCTTTCCCGCATTGTGCCACAGATTGCTCGTCAGGAAGGTATTACATTACAATCTCTTGTTCACAGCTATTTTCTTTATGACCGGGGTATGACGGTTTGGGCTGGGAAGTGGCTGGGTTGGTTGTTTTCACTGATAGGAGGAGTACCGGTTCGTCGGGGTAAGCGAATAGATCGGCAAGCAATCCAAACTGCACGGGAGTTGTTTGCTAATGGCGAACTACCGATCGCAGTGGCACCAGAAGGCGGTACTAATGGTCATAGTGGTATTGTTAGCCCCTTAGAACCTGGTGTTGCTCAATTAGGGTTCTGGTGTGTAGAAGACTTACAAAAAGCTAATCGGACTGAGACTGTAATTATTGTACCGATCGCCATCCAGTATCGCTACGTTGAGCCACCTTGGTCTAAACTGGATTGGCTGTTGACTAAGTTGGAAGCTGATAGTGGTTTGGAAGTTAAGGAAATCGATTTGGGCGATGCCTGGGTTGGGCTACGCCGCGAAGAGATTTACTATCAACGCCTCTGTCACTTAGTTGAATATCTTATTACTGAGATGGAAGAGTTTTATCGTCGCTTCTATCATCAAGACATCCCAAAAACCATTTCAATTGATGAAAAACTACACCCACAAGGGGATGGAGTTTTTGGGCATGGGGAAGAGTCACCAATGCCCAATGCCCAATGCCCCAAGTCGGCGGGCGGTTATCCCTCTCCACCCACAAGGGGATTGAGTTTCCCGCCGACTTTCGATGAATCTGCTAGTCATAATCAGATATTAATTGCTCGACTCCATCGGTTACTAGATAAGTCTTTACAAGTTAGTGAGCAATATTTTGGCGTTCAAGCGCAGGGTAATTTTATCGATCGCTGTCGGCGCTTAGAAGAGGCTGGTTGGAATTACATTTATCGGGAAGATTTGCCAGATATCAATGGTTTACCAGCTTTCAAACGCGGTTTGGCAGACTGGATTGCCCAAGAAGCAGACTTGCGAATGCGACACATGCGGATAGTGGAAAGTTTTGTTGCAGTCACAGCTACTTATATTCAGGAACAACCGACAGCAGAACGGTTTGCAGAAACAGCCTTGCTTATATATGATATGCTTTCCCGAATTCAGGATACAACACTTCCGGGACGACCTCGGTTAGGTTTGCGACAGGCACAAATCACTGTGGGAGAGCCAATTTCAGTTACAGAACGCTCTCAAAACTGTCAAGGCGATCGCTTGGCAGCTAGAGAAGCTGTGAGCGATTTGACAAGAGATTTGCAGCTTGCTTTGGAAAAAATGATTGGTTGA
- the trhO gene encoding oxygen-dependent tRNA uridine(34) hydroxylase TrhO produces the protein MKPENIQVVAALYKFVKLPDFAEKRDPLLSYCQGQGVKGTILLAQEGINGTIAGSRQAIDSVLCFLRSDPRLADLEYKESYTENPPFERMKVRLKQEIVTLGLPEIDPNEQVGIYVSPQEWNDLISNPEVTVIDTRNDYEVNIGTFQGAENPQTESFREFPDYVLKHLDPTKHKKVALFCTGGIRCEKASSFMLAQGFSEVYHLKGGILKYLQEVPAQESLWEGECFVFDERVAVSHGLEEGNCERCFCCGRPISEEDKVSPKYEQGISCAYCFDSLTEEKRARQQEKWRHYQTQVVNKNRDVS, from the coding sequence ATGAAGCCAGAAAATATCCAAGTTGTGGCAGCACTGTATAAATTTGTCAAATTGCCAGATTTTGCCGAGAAACGAGATCCTCTGCTGTCTTACTGCCAAGGGCAAGGTGTTAAGGGGACAATTTTGTTGGCGCAAGAAGGCATTAATGGTACAATTGCGGGTTCGCGTCAGGCGATTGACTCTGTTCTCTGTTTTCTGCGTTCTGACCCCCGTTTAGCAGACTTAGAATATAAAGAGTCCTATACCGAAAACCCGCCCTTTGAGCGGATGAAGGTACGGTTAAAGCAAGAAATTGTTACTTTGGGGTTGCCTGAAATTGACCCAAATGAGCAAGTTGGCATCTATGTCAGTCCCCAGGAATGGAATGATTTAATTTCTAATCCAGAAGTAACCGTGATTGACACCCGCAATGATTATGAGGTGAATATCGGTACTTTCCAAGGAGCGGAAAATCCCCAAACTGAATCATTCCGCGAGTTCCCCGATTATGTGCTAAAGCATCTTGACCCAACTAAACACAAAAAGGTTGCTCTGTTTTGTACAGGCGGCATTCGCTGTGAAAAAGCCTCATCCTTCATGCTTGCCCAAGGCTTTTCAGAAGTTTATCATCTCAAAGGTGGCATTCTCAAGTATTTGCAGGAAGTTCCAGCACAAGAAAGTTTATGGGAAGGGGAATGTTTTGTTTTTGACGAGCGGGTAGCCGTCAGTCATGGGTTAGAGGAAGGGAATTGTGAGCGGTGTTTTTGTTGTGGGCGACCAATTTCTGAAGAAGATAAGGTATCTCCAAAGTATGAGCAAGGTATCTCTTGTGCGTATTGTTTTGATAGTCTTACCGAGGAAAAAAGAGCGCGTCAACAAGAAAAATGGCGTCACTACCAAACCCAAGTTGTTAACAAAAATCGGGATGTGAGTTAA
- the rsmH gene encoding 16S rRNA (cytosine(1402)-N(4))-methyltransferase RsmH: MKSDSQTPLDLEELAFSHISVLGREVVEGLAVRPGGHYLDVTVGGGGHSRLILEAAEDVRVTAVDQDEDALAAAKKELAEFSDRIQFIYSNFADYEFPPNTFDGILADLGVSSYHLDQAERGFSFRQAANLDMRMDRGRSLTAADVINNWDEAELADIFFKYGEERLSRRIARRIVERRPLHTTTELADAIASSVPPKYRYGRIHPATRVFQALRIVVNDELKSLETFLDKAPNALVPGGRIAIISFHSLEDRPVKHGLRNSPLLKVLTKKPIIAQEEEIGKNPRSRSAKLRIAQKLL; encoded by the coding sequence ATGAAATCAGATTCACAAACGCCGTTAGATTTAGAAGAACTAGCTTTTTCTCATATTTCCGTTTTGGGACGAGAGGTAGTTGAGGGTTTGGCGGTTCGTCCAGGCGGACATTATTTAGATGTAACAGTAGGCGGTGGTGGTCACAGTCGCCTAATTTTAGAAGCTGCTGAAGATGTGCGGGTAACGGCAGTTGACCAAGATGAAGACGCTTTAGCTGCTGCAAAGAAAGAATTAGCAGAGTTTAGCGATCGCATACAATTTATTTATAGCAATTTTGCTGACTACGAGTTTCCCCCCAACACTTTCGATGGTATCCTAGCCGATTTGGGGGTAAGTTCTTACCATTTAGACCAAGCAGAACGAGGTTTCAGCTTTCGCCAAGCTGCAAATTTGGATATGAGAATGGATCGGGGGCGATCGCTAACTGCTGCTGATGTGATTAATAATTGGGATGAGGCAGAATTAGCAGATATTTTCTTTAAGTACGGTGAAGAGAGATTATCGCGGCGCATTGCTCGTCGTATTGTAGAACGCCGACCGTTACACACGACTACAGAATTGGCTGATGCGATCGCTTCTTCTGTTCCCCCAAAATACCGTTATGGGAGAATTCACCCAGCAACTCGCGTTTTTCAAGCTCTGCGAATTGTCGTCAACGATGAGTTAAAATCACTAGAAACCTTTTTAGATAAAGCCCCAAATGCCCTTGTCCCTGGTGGTAGAATTGCAATTATCAGTTTTCACAGTTTGGAAGATCGCCCGGTGAAACATGGTTTAAGAAATTCACCTTTGTTAAAGGTATTGACAAAAAAACCGATTATTGCTCAAGAAGAGGAAATTGGGAAAAATCCGCGATCGCGATCGGCCAAACTGAGGATAGCCCAAAAGTTGCTGTAA
- a CDS encoding NAD(P)H-quinone oxidoreductase subunit H: MTRLETRTEPMVLNMGPHHPSMHGVLRLIMTLDGEDVVDCEPVIGYLHRGMEKIAENRTNVMYVPYVSRWDYAAGMFNEAVTVNAPEKLAGVAVPKRASYIRVIMLELNRIANHLLWFGPFLADVGAQTPFFYQFREREMIYDLWEAATGYRMVNNNYFRIGGVAADLPYGWVDKCLEFCEYLLPKIDEYERLVTDNPIFRRRVEGLGTITREEAINWGLSGPMLRASGVQWDLRKVDHYECYDDFDWDVQWETAGDCFARYVVRMREMRESVKIIRQAIKGLPGGPYENLEAKRLAAGKKSEWDAFDYQFIGKKVSPTFKMPKGEIYARVESGKGELGIYLVGDDNVFPARWKIRAADFNNLQIVPHLLRGMKVADIVVILGSVDVIMGSVDR, from the coding sequence ATGACCAGACTAGAAACCCGCACTGAACCAATGGTGCTAAACATGGGGCCACACCACCCCTCAATGCACGGGGTTCTGCGGCTAATCATGACTCTGGATGGCGAGGATGTTGTTGACTGTGAACCGGTCATCGGCTATTTGCACCGAGGAATGGAAAAAATCGCCGAGAACCGTACTAATGTAATGTATGTCCCTTACGTTAGTCGCTGGGACTACGCGGCGGGAATGTTCAACGAAGCCGTCACTGTCAACGCCCCAGAAAAACTTGCAGGTGTCGCTGTCCCCAAACGCGCTAGCTACATCCGCGTCATCATGCTGGAGTTGAACCGTATCGCTAACCACTTGCTGTGGTTTGGCCCCTTCCTCGCTGACGTAGGCGCTCAAACTCCCTTCTTCTACCAGTTCCGTGAGCGGGAGATGATTTATGATTTGTGGGAAGCTGCTACAGGTTATCGGATGGTGAATAACAACTACTTCCGCATTGGTGGGGTAGCAGCCGATTTACCTTACGGTTGGGTAGATAAGTGTCTGGAATTTTGCGAGTACTTATTACCCAAAATTGATGAGTACGAACGCTTAGTAACTGATAACCCCATCTTCCGGCGACGTGTTGAGGGACTTGGTACTATCACCCGTGAAGAAGCAATTAACTGGGGACTTTCTGGCCCAATGTTACGCGCATCTGGCGTGCAATGGGATTTGCGGAAAGTTGACCATTACGAATGCTACGACGATTTCGACTGGGATGTGCAGTGGGAAACCGCCGGGGATTGCTTTGCCCGTTACGTAGTGCGGATGCGGGAAATGCGCGAATCTGTGAAGATTATTCGCCAAGCAATTAAAGGACTTCCTGGCGGCCCTTACGAAAATCTGGAAGCCAAGCGTTTAGCCGCAGGTAAAAAATCCGAGTGGGACGCATTTGATTACCAATTCATTGGTAAAAAGGTTTCTCCCACTTTCAAGATGCCCAAGGGTGAAATCTACGCCCGTGTAGAAAGTGGTAAAGGTGAATTAGGAATTTATTTGGTTGGCGATGATAATGTCTTCCCTGCACGTTGGAAGATTCGCGCCGCAGATTTCAACAATCTCCAAATTGTTCCACATTTACTGCGCGGCATGAAGGTTGCAGATATTGTGGTTATTCTCGGTAGTGTTGACGTAATTATGGGGTCTGTGGATAGGTAA